In Vidua chalybeata isolate OUT-0048 chromosome 5, bVidCha1 merged haplotype, whole genome shotgun sequence, one genomic interval encodes:
- the FAM118A gene encoding protein FAM118A: protein MESPEGATIRSEQKFRKFLKSLIRKQPRDLLLVIGTGVSAAVAPGIPALCSWRSCIEAVLGAAEQLEVLHPGDVAEFRKKVIKERDLLVVAHDLIRKMSPRTGDTKPNFFQDCLMEVFDSLEQHIQNPVVLQSILRLMERGTMVLTTNYDNLLEIFGQQQGKPMESLDLKDKDKVLQWARGHIKYGVLHIHGLYTDPCGMVLDPSGYKDVTQDPEVMEVLQNLYRTKSFLFLGCGETLRDQIFQALFLYTVKNKVDLEHYMLVLKENEDHFFKLQADMLLHGIKVVSYGDCFQQFPEYVQDLTAQICKQRSPDADRVDSTTLLGTSCVDCAKRKLGEGGTDSPKRIKQSDIPTLE from the exons ATGGAATCACCGGAAGGGGCCACCATTAGAAGTGAGCAGAAATTCAG AAAATTCTTAAAAAGTCTCATAAGAAAGCAGCCTCGGGACCTTCTCCTGGTAATTGGGACGGGGGTGAGTGCTGCAGTAGCCCCAGGAATCCCAGcactctgctcctggagaagctgcattGAGGCTGTCCttggagcagctgagcagctggaggtgctgcacCCAGGGGATGTCGCTGAGTTCCGTAAGAAAGTGATCAAAGAGAGAGACCTGCTTGTGGTTGCGCATGATCTCATCAGGAAGATGTCACCA CGTACCGGGGACACGAAGCCCAACTTCTTCCAGGATTGCTTAATGGAGGTGTTTGATAGTTTAGAACAACACATTCAGAACCCTGTGGTCCTGCAATCCATCCTGAGGCTCATGGAGAGAGGCACAATGGTTCTGACTACAAACTATGATAATCTGCTTGAAATATTTGGTCAGCAACAGGGTAAACCTATGGAATCTTTAGACCTAAAAGATAAGGATAAG GTTCTTCAGTGGGCAAGGGGCCATATAAAATACGGAGTTCTTCATATCCACGGCTTGTATACAGATCCCTGTGGAATGGTGCTTGATCCCTCAGGATATAAAGATGTTACTCAAGATCCTGAAGTCATG GAGGTTCTGCAGAACTTGTACCGAACCAAGTCTTTTCTGTTTTTGGGTTGTGGAGAGACTCTGCGTGACCAGATATTCCaagctctttttctttacaCAGTAAAGAACAAAGTGGACCTAGAACATTACATGTTGGTgcttaaagaaaatgaagaccACTTTTTTAAGCTCCAGGCAGATATGCTGCTGCATGGAATAAAAGTGGTGTCCTATGGGGACTGCTTCCAACAATTCCCAGAGTATGTCCAGGATCTGACTGCTCAAATCTGCAAACAGAGAAGTCCAG ATGCTGATCGGGTGGACAGCACAACACTGTTGG GAACATCATGTGTGGATTGTGCTAAAAGGAAGTTAGGAGAAGGTGGCACTGATTCTCCCAAGAGGATCAAGCAGTCAGATATACCCACTCTTgaatga